From the Lolium rigidum isolate FL_2022 chromosome 2, APGP_CSIRO_Lrig_0.1, whole genome shotgun sequence genome, one window contains:
- the LOC124687020 gene encoding transcription factor MYB4-like, protein MGRAPCCEKVGLKRGRWTREEDAVLARYIREHGEGAWRSLPKNAGLLRCGKSCRLRWINYLRADLKRGNISEEEEEMIIKLHATLGNRWSLIAGHLPGRTDNEIKNHWNSHLSKRAREGGDGVVVDVDLSKLPGGGKRRGGRAMKATKAKGKGKAKEKRAGKTKNKATAKMERRRKEEDSKNSTKEQAHASSSGVTSDGLEEGALEMISGLKDQPSPNLDVTTDVGDSEPPKAVDLDELGGSVMELDHHHHERCNESEGVPELADQEELGDKAMDFGQPGCCNEDDGGPPEPVLLGDKDMEWDLVGLDESLANDDLWSSLVWDYDDMVAPCGGQEQESVLSDLFLFDSI, encoded by the exons ATGGGGAGGGCGCCGTGCTGCGAGAAGGTCGGGCTGAAGAGGGGGCGGTGGACGAGGGAGGAGGACGCCGTGTTGGCCAGGTACATCAGGGAGCACGGCGAAGGGGCCTGGAGGTCGCTGCCAAAGAATGCCG GGCTGCTGAGATGCGGGAAGAGCTGCCGGCTGAGGTGGATCAACTACCTGAGGGCGGATCTGAAGAGGGGCAAcatctcggaggaggaggaggagatgatcATCAAGCTCCACGCCACCCTTGGCAACAG GTGGTCCCTGATCGCCGGCCACCTGCCTGGAAGAACGGACAACGAGATCAAGAACCACTGGAACTCGCACCTCAGCAAGAGGGCGcgcgagggcggcgacggcgtcgtcgtcgacgtcgaCCTCAGCAAGCTGCCCGGCGGCGGCAAGCGGAGGGGTGGGCGGGCAATGAAGGCCACCAAAGCCAAGGGGAAAGGTAAAGCGAAGGAGAAGAGAGCCGGGAAGACCAAGAACAAGGCTACTGCAAAAATGGAGCGTCGTCGCAAGGAGGAAGACAGTAAAAACAGTACGAAGGAGCAAGCGCATGCCTCCTCTAGCGGTGTAACATCAGATGGGCTCGAGGAGGGAGCCCTGGAGATGATCAGCGGGCTTAAGGACCAGCCGAGCCCAAACCTGGACGTGACGACAGATGTGGGCGACAGTGAGCCACCCAAGGCTGTGGACCTTGACGAGCTAGGCGGCAGCGTTATGGAGCTGGACCACCATCACCATGAGAGGTGCAATGAGAGCGAGGGCGTACCCGAGCTTGCGGACCAGGAAGAGCTTGGCGACAAGGCCATGGATTTCGGCCAGCCTGGATGCTGCAACGAGGACGACGGCGGGCCGCCGGAGCCGGTTCTTCTGGGTGACAAAGACATGGAGTGGGACCTGGTGGGGCTGGACGAGAGCTTGGCCAACGACGATCTGTGGAGCTCGCTGGTGTGGGACTACGATGACATGGTGGCTCCATGCGGAGGCCAGGAACAGGAGTCGGTGCTGTCGGACCTCTTCCTTTTTGACAGCATCTAG